The Chanos chanos chromosome 16, fChaCha1.1, whole genome shotgun sequence genome has a window encoding:
- the prr7 gene encoding proline-rich protein 7 yields the protein MVMSQGTYTFLACFAGFWLVWALIVMLCCFCSFLQRRLKRRREERLREQCLRALEMEPLECHTGGGGGGYPPRDPPQFSPHPQVLSPPLPVAHTFPQGGWPIPQVLPLDSDVFGKPPCYEEAVLMEDPPPPYSEVLADPRGGTYTKPMQRSCREHQEPETSKMAPVTVFSERGYSSLIRLPSARRWDSLGHLLSTMDLNHNHLPADAQAAAIATMPREGRTHTDLGLHSLRGLEQGYGLPTAFPLLGRSTAV from the exons ATGGTGATGTCACAGGGGACGTACACGTTTCTGGCGTGTTTTGCTGGATTCTGGCTGGTCTGGGCTCTCATCGTCATGCTCTGTTGCTTCTGTAGCTTCCTCCAGCGCAGGCTGAAGCGCCGGCGCGAGGAGAGATTAAGGGAGCAGTGTTTGCGAGCATTAGAGATGGAGCCCCTGGAGTGCCACACTGGAGGAGGCGGTGGGGGATACCCTCCCAGAGACCCCCCACAGTTCAGTCCACACCCCCAAGTGCTATCCCCACCCTTGCCTGTGGCTCACACGTTCCCCCAGGGGGGCTGGCCCATCCCACAAG TACTACCACTTG ATTCCGATGTTTTTGGGAAACCACCGTGCTACGAGGAAGCTGTTCTAATGGAGGACCCTCCTCCCCCCTACAGTGAGGTTCTGGCTGACCCGCGGGGCGGCACCTACACCAAACCGATGCAGCGTTCCTGTCGGGAGCACCAGGAACCCGAGACCAGCAAGATGGCACCAGTGACAGTGTTTTCAGAACGAGgttactcctctctcatccGCCTGCCATCCGCCAGACGCTGGGACTCCCTGGGGCATCTCCTCTCCACCATGGACCTCAACCACAACCACTTGCCGGCAGACGCTCAGGCTGCTGCTATCGCTACGATGCCCCGCGAGGGCCGGACTCACACAGACCTGGGGCTACATAGTCTCAGGGGTCTGGAGCAGGGCTATGGCCTACCCACTGCCTTTCCACTGCTGGGGAGGAGTACCGCTGTCTGA